From Sphingobacterium bambusae:
TTTGTTGTTTTACTACCATCGTCCTCCTGCGCCACCGCCGCCGGAAGATCCACCACCGAAGCTTCCCCCACCGCTGCTAGACGAACCGCCGCCCGACCATCCACCTCCGGAGGATCCACCGCTACTGCTTGAGCTACGTGTCTTCTTGGGAATCGTTTCCGTTCCAAGATCCTCATTGTGCTTACAAAAAGCACATCGGTTAAATAGCTTACGCAGTCCCGTGCTGCTATAGGTTGCAGCCTTGAGGGTCTTAGAATCGCGCAATTTATATGTTTTAAAACCGCAAGAGGGGCACACGGCGTGGGTTGACTTGCCATCCCAACTCAATACACGTCTTTCCTTGGTCAGCTTATTGATCCACACCTCATAAAATTTGGTTTCCAACGACTCTTCTTTAAGCTGCCCGGCGCTCAAGTAACTTTTGAAAGTCTTTAAATCCACCACATCTCTGTTTTGCCGTTCCCAGTTCCCACTATCATCGGGCGCAGCAAAACGTACTGCCGTCTTCCGATATTTCCGCAACAAAGCAAAGAAGCTAAATAACATCAAAGGAGAGAACAGGTAAGGCACGATCGCTGCCCGTTGGAATTGTTGGAGCGCTTTGAGTTTGTTTTCCTCGTCGAGAAACGACTTCTTGATTTGTCCTCGAATTTCGTATATCTTAAACAGTAGCACATAGCTCCCACAAAGAGCCAACAGGTATGGAATTCCCGACGCTTGGAACAGCCTTTCCATATCGTTGAGAAACACCGCGAAAAACAACATCAAGAATAGCAAGGTAAAGCCCGCAGCAGGAATACTAAGCAACACATAAGCGAACCAGCCTGTGCAGCCTTGTTTCTTTTCATATTTCAGCGCCCCTTTCCACTTCCCTCCCGATCGATCTAACCAAAAATAGAGAATAGCATACAGCGCGATGACAGACAGAGCAAAGAGAAAATTTTCATTACGGAAGCTCATATAAGGTCTAGCTTCTGGCATCATCCGCTCCAATTCGGCTTGCACATCATCGGCCAACAAGGCCTGCTCCACCGCTCGTGATACTTCCAGCACTCCTGCGTCGTAATCACCGTTTCGAAAATTCGGCACAAGATACTTCTCGCCCATCCGATGCACATATACATCCGGAAAAATTCCTTCTAGACCATAGCCAGACACAAACCGATATTCACGTCGATCTTTTGCCACGACGAGCAACAATCCGTTATCTGCGCCGTTCTTCCCAATTCCCCAAGTCTTAAAGACCGATAGCGCAAACTCAAAAATATCCAGACCTTCAAAGTCATTGATCACCACAACAGCATACTCACTGCCCGATCGTTCTTCAATAGCTCGGGATATCGTGTTGATCTGCTCCAGCGTACCTGCAGAGAGAATTCCATCCGGATTACTGACATAGGCATTTTTATCATGCTCCATAGGGTGCGGGAGCGAAGACACCGTGTATTGCCCCAACGCAGGACTGCACATCCATAGCAAAGGCGTGAGCAGAAGAAGATAGCGCCGTATATCTCGGCGAAAGATTAGAAGCGTATGCATATGTATTTTAATAAGCAGGTATTAGTTTAGTACTACCCTGCAAGAATCGTGCAAGATCTTGTACTTTATTTTGACAAAAGAACAAGGTTTTGAACTTCGTAAAGTCGCATCAGATTAGCAAGCATTTTCGTAACTTTGTTCTCGTATGTCAGATATTATTCAGTTGTTGCCCGATTCGGTAGCCAACCAGATTGCTGCAGGAGAGGTGGTTCAACGCCCTGCTTCGGCAGTGAAGGAATTGGTGGAGAATGCTATTGATGCAGGAGCAGATAAAATCAAGATTATCGTAAAGGATGCTGGAAAGTCGTTAATTCAAATAATCGATAATGGGTGTGGTATGAGTGTGACCGATGCGCGTCTTTGTTTTGAACGACATGCGACCTCGAAAATCCGTCGTGCCGAAGACCTTTTTGCGATACGCACCATGGGCTTTCGTGGCGAGGCGATGGCTTCTATTGCGGCGATTGCCCAAGTAGAGCTTAAAACACGCCGCGTAGAGGATGAACTCGGAACAATCGTAGAAATTGAGGGATCCAAGGTCGCCAAGCAGTACCCAGAGGCTCTACCTTCAGGAACTACGATATGCGTAAAAAATCTTTTTTACAATATTCCTGCACGTCGTAATTTTCTGAAAAGCAACGCGGTGGAAATGCGGCATATCATTGATGAGTTTCAGCGTATTGCTTTGGCTCATCCAAGCATCTTCTTTAGTTTGCATAGCGATGGAAACGAGCTATTCCATTTACCGTCCGAAACGTTAAAACAGCGTATCGTACATCTATTCGGAAATAGCTATAATCAGCGCCTTGTACCCGTTGAAGAAGAAACCACCATCATCGCCCTACGCGGATTTATAGGTAAACCTGAATACGCTAAAAAAACAAGAGGAGAACAGTTTTTCTTCGTCAACAACCGCTTCGTCAAAGATCCGTACCTGAACCATGCGGTCATGAGTGCCTATGAAGATATTCTCCCTACGGAGACGTTTCCACTGTATGTACTTTTCATCGATATTGATCCTGCTAAGATCGATATCAATGTCCATCCAACAAAGACGGAGATCAAATACGAGGACGACAAAGCGATATATGCCATTCTACGGTCGGCGATAAAACGCTCCATCGGTAGGTACAACATCGCGCCGACCTTAGACTTCGATCAGGAAACTAGTTTCGCCAACTTAATCACTAGCAAACCCTTAGATGAAATTCAGGTGCCAACCATATCGTTCAACCCTAATTTCAATCCTTTTGAGGACCCTAAATCCTCATCAAAATCGCGTAGTTCGGCTTACGTAGAGGGCTTTGAAAAGAAAGCGGGCATTCCACAAAATTGGGATACCCTATATCAGATTTCGGAACAGCAAACCGCTGAACAATTGGCGCTTCATCCCACAGAACCAGAAACGGGTGCACCGACAACAACTGAGCGCACACAGCAAAAAGGAAATTCAACGGAAAGTAAGAAGCAATTTTTTCAGCTGCACAACCGCTTCATTGTTTCTCAGATACA
This genomic window contains:
- a CDS encoding TPM domain-containing protein is translated as MHTLLIFRRDIRRYLLLLTPLLWMCSPALGQYTVSSLPHPMEHDKNAYVSNPDGILSAGTLEQINTISRAIEERSGSEYAVVVINDFEGLDIFEFALSVFKTWGIGKNGADNGLLLVVAKDRREYRFVSGYGLEGIFPDVYVHRMGEKYLVPNFRNGDYDAGVLEVSRAVEQALLADDVQAELERMMPEARPYMSFRNENFLFALSVIALYAILYFWLDRSGGKWKGALKYEKKQGCTGWFAYVLLSIPAAGFTLLFLMLFFAVFLNDMERLFQASGIPYLLALCGSYVLLFKIYEIRGQIKKSFLDEENKLKALQQFQRAAIVPYLFSPLMLFSFFALLRKYRKTAVRFAAPDDSGNWERQNRDVVDLKTFKSYLSAGQLKEESLETKFYEVWINKLTKERRVLSWDGKSTHAVCPSCGFKTYKLRDSKTLKAATYSSTGLRKLFNRCAFCKHNEDLGTETIPKKTRSSSSSGGSSGGGWSGGGSSSSGGGSFGGGSSGGGGAGGRW
- the mutL gene encoding DNA mismatch repair endonuclease MutL, with translation MSDIIQLLPDSVANQIAAGEVVQRPASAVKELVENAIDAGADKIKIIVKDAGKSLIQIIDNGCGMSVTDARLCFERHATSKIRRAEDLFAIRTMGFRGEAMASIAAIAQVELKTRRVEDELGTIVEIEGSKVAKQYPEALPSGTTICVKNLFYNIPARRNFLKSNAVEMRHIIDEFQRIALAHPSIFFSLHSDGNELFHLPSETLKQRIVHLFGNSYNQRLVPVEEETTIIALRGFIGKPEYAKKTRGEQFFFVNNRFVKDPYLNHAVMSAYEDILPTETFPLYVLFIDIDPAKIDINVHPTKTEIKYEDDKAIYAILRSAIKRSIGRYNIAPTLDFDQETSFANLITSKPLDEIQVPTISFNPNFNPFEDPKSSSKSRSSAYVEGFEKKAGIPQNWDTLYQISEQQTAEQLALHPTEPETGAPTTTERTQQKGNSTESKKQFFQLHNRFIVSQIHSGFMLIDQQAAHERILYEQYIQQLENNQGTSQQSLFPQTVELNSADFALMEDILPEIQTLGFQLRPFGKTTFIVDGLPADLGSGINEAKILEQLLEDFKNNKDALQLNKRDNLARSLAKNAAIKPGTSLDNQEMAELIDNLFATESPSVSIFGKPIIVTITLQELMERFNRN